One stretch of Meriones unguiculatus strain TT.TT164.6M chromosome 7, Bangor_MerUng_6.1, whole genome shotgun sequence DNA includes these proteins:
- the Slc25a29 gene encoding mitochondrial basic amino acids transporter isoform X2, with the protein MSSPLMGLTFINALVFGVQGNTLRALGQDSPLNQFLAGAAAGTIQCVICCPMELAKTRLQLQGPRTYKGPLDCLVQIYRQEGLRGINRGMVSTLLRETPSFGVYFLTYDVMTRAMGCEPDDRLLVPKLLLAGGTSGITSWLSTYPMDVVKSRLQADGVHGVTRYHGIADCIRQSYQAEGWRVFTRGLGSTLLRAFPVNAATFTAVTVVLSYTRGEEAQLDSEAAPDTSATPAEPALAHPSRL; encoded by the coding sequence ATGAGCTCGCCGCTAATGGGGCTCACCTTTATCAATGCACTGGTGTTTGGGGTGCAAGGCAACACCCTTCGGGCCCTGGGCCAAGACTCACCTCTCAATCAGTTCCTGGCCGGTGCAGCAGCAGGCACCATCCAGTGTGTCATCTGTTGTCCCATGGAACTGGCCAAGACGAGGCTGCAGCTGCAGGGGCCCCGTACCTACAAGGGGCCCCTGGACTGCCTGGTACAGATATACCGCCAGGAGGGCCTGCGTGGCATCAACCGGGGCATGGTGTCCACACTTCTGCGTGAGACGCCTAGCTTTGGGGTCTACTTCCTCACCTACGACGTCATGACTCGCGCCATGGGCTGCGAGCCAGATGACCGCCTGCTGGTCCCCAAGCTGCTGCTGGCGGGTGGCACGTCAGGTATCACGTCCTGGCTCTCCACCTATCCTATGGACGTGGTCAAGTCACGACTGCAGGCCGACGGGGTGCACGGAGTGACCCGCTACCACGGCATCGCCGACTGCATACGGCAGAGCTACCAGGCCGAGGGCTGGCGAGTCTTCACCCGGGGACTGGGCTCCACTCTGTTACGCGCTTTCCCTGTCAACGCTGCCACCTTCACCGCCGTCACTGTGGTGCTTTCATATACCCGGGGTGAGGAGGCCCAACTAGATAGTGAGGCAGCTCCGGACACCTCTGCCACTCCTGCCGAGCCTGCCCTGGCCCATCCATCTCGTCTGTGA
- the Yy1 gene encoding transcriptional repressor protein YY1: protein MASGDTLYIATDGSEMPAEIVELHEIEVETIPVETIETTVVGEEEEDDEDDEDGGGGDHGGGGGHGHAGHHHHHHHHHHHPPMIALQPLVTDDPTQVHHHQEVILVQTREEVVGGDDSDGLRAEDGFEDQILIPVPAPAGGDDDYIEQTLVTVAAAGKSGGGSSSGGGRVKKGGGKKSGKKSYLGGGAGAAGGGGADPGNKKWEQKQVQIKTLEGEFSVTMWSSDEKKDIDHETVVEEQIIGENSPPDYSEYMTGKKLPPGGIPGIDLSDPKQLAEFARMKPRKIKEDDAPRTIACPHKGCTKMFRDNSAMRKHLHTHGPRVHVCAECGKAFVESSKLKRHQLVHTGEKPFQCTFEGCGKRFSLDFNLRTHVRIHTGDRPYVCPFDGCNKKFAQSTNLKSHILTHAKAKNNQ, encoded by the exons ATGGCCTCGGGCGACACCCTCTACATTGCCACGGACGGCTCGGAGATGCCAGCCGAGATCGTGGAGCTGCACGAGATAGAGGTGGAGACCATCCCGGTGGAGACCATCGAGACCACGGTGGTgggcgaggaggaggaggacgacgaAGACGACGaggacggcggcggcggcgaccaCGGTGGCGGGGGCGGCCACGGGCACGctggccaccaccaccaccaccaccaccaccaccaccacccgccCATGATCGCGCTGCAGCCGCTGGTCACCGACGACCCGACCCAAGTGCACCACCACCAGGAGGTGATCCTGGTGCAGACGCGCGAGGAGGTGGTGGGTGGCGACGACTCGGACGGGCTGCGCGCCGAGGATGGGTTCGAGGACCAGATCCTCATTCCGGTGCCCGCGCCGGCCGGCGGAGACGACGACTACATCGAGCAGACGCTGGTCACCGTGGCGGCGGCCGGCAAGAGCGGCGGCGGCTCTTCGTCGGGCGGCGGCCGCGTTAAGAAGGGCGGCGGCAAGAAGAGCGGCAAGAAGAGTTACCTGGGCGGCGGGGccggcgcggcgggcggcggcggcgccgaCCCGGGCAATAAGAAGTGGGAGCAGAAGCAGGTGCAGATCAAGACCCTGGAGGGCGAGTTCTCCGTCACCATGTGGTCCTCAG atgaaaaaaaagatattgaCCATGAAACAGTGGTTGAAGAGCAGATCATTGGAGAGAACTCACCTCCTGATTATTCTGAATATATGACAGGCAAGAAACTCCCTCCTGGAGGGATACCTGGCATTGACCTCTCAGACCCTAAGCAACTGGCAGAATTTGCCAG aatgaagccaagaaaaattaaagaagatgatgctccaagaaCAATAGCTTGCCCTCATAAA GGCTGCACAAAGATGTTCAGGGATAACTCTGCTATGAGAAAGCATCTGCACACCCACGGTCCCAGAGTCCACGTCTGTGCAGAATGTGGCAAAGCGTTCGTTGAGAGCTCAAAGCTAAAACGACATCAGCTggttcatactggagagaagccctttcAG TGCACATTCGAAGGCTGTGGGAAGCGCTTTTCACTGGACTTCAATTTGCGCACACATGTGCGAATCCATACCGGAGACAGGCCCTATGTGTGCCCCTTCGACGGTTGTAATAAGAAGTTTGCTCAGTCAACTAACCTGAAATCTCACATCTTAACACACGCTAAAGCCAAAAACAACCagtga